A single window of Rhipicephalus microplus isolate Deutch F79 chromosome 5, USDA_Rmic, whole genome shotgun sequence DNA harbors:
- the LOC142818033 gene encoding uncharacterized protein LOC142818033 — protein sequence MALDGVAPKKLSLNLQPPAPFDFVNPGTWPAWLSRYEDYAVVSGLNQASGDKQVRSLLYCMGPEARPLLETFSLDTASLASFQAVAASFTDHFVHPANGLYESSRFHRRVQLPDESVDAYYAELCRMVKRCNYPSAEVEQRLVRDRFIVGLRDSRLSDQLCRNAKLTLKEAWMQARQSEDADKEKTLPQNCAEHSRELHLDAVRDKKFASRRRNYDKRPSPPRKAERSCQPSTCEFCGRAPHPRLTALLETPSATSAKRKDTLRNNSLMVLTILSAHYHSLRA from the coding sequence ATGGCCCTCGACGGAGTGGCGCCGAAAAAGCTGAGCCTCAACCTTCAGCCGCCCGCACCGTTCGACTTTGTGAACCCGGGAACTTGGCCAGCATGGCTCAGCCGCTACGAGGACTACGCCGTCGTTTCCGGCCTGAATCAAGCATCCGGCGACAAGCAGGTACGCTCGTTGTTGTACTGCATGGGGCCGGAGGCCCGCCCACTTCTTGAGACGTTCTCGCTCGACACTGCATCACTCGCCTCATTTCAAGCGGTTGCCGCCAGCTTCACCGACCACTTCGTGCATCCGGCGAATGGACTGTACGAGTCGTCGCGTTTTCACCGGCGTGTTCAGTTACCTGACGAGAGCGTCGACGCCTACTACGCCGAACTGTGTAGAATGGTGAAGCGGTGCAACTATCCGTCAGCTGAGGTGGAGCAAAGGCTTGTACGCGATAGATTCATCGTCGGCCTCCGCGACTCGCGCCTTTCGGACCAGCTTTGCCGGAACGCGAAGTTGACGCTCAAAGAAGCATGGATGCAGGCCCGTCAATCAGAAGAcgccgacaaagaaaaaacgttgCCTCAAAACTGCGCAGAGCACTCCCGCGAGCTACACCTCGACGCCGTACGAGATAAGAAGTTCGCCTCTCGCCGCCGCAACTACGATAAGCGGCCTTCGCCCCCGCGGAAAGCAGAGCGCTCCTGCCAGCCGTCAACATGTGAATTCTGCGGCCGCGCGCCACATCCACGTTTAACTGCCCTGCTCGAAACTCCGTCTGCAACTTCTGCAAAAAGAAAGGACACTTTGCGGAACAACTCCTTGATGGTCCTGACCATTCTCTCCGCACATTATCATTCTCTCCGCGCATGA